The following DNA comes from Solanum stenotomum isolate F172 chromosome 11, ASM1918654v1, whole genome shotgun sequence.
ATACATAAATTTTTCGTAGTACATTTGTAAAAGGGCGGTGGTCTGTGCACTATCCAACTACCGACCACAAATGGAATCTTTCTCTACGTAAGCTTTTGTCTGCACACGCTATTCAACAACGTTTTACGTTATTTAATTCGAATTCAAATTCGAACTTCCATATTTCATCGttttatattagttaattatttttttatatataaataagatAATTTATATCGATCTCCATTTGAGGTCGTCTTAcatttcatattagttgatcattttcttttttacatatttattaaaaaaattataaataagttaatgtTCGTCGACCTCTACTTGAGGTCGATTTTTAAGCGAAACCGACCTTATTAGAAGGCCGATTTCTCAGATcaattaagtgatttttttttctacattTAAAGTGTAGGGAtaagagtctgaaaaatactccaactttggccgaatttgctgttacgataccaaactttatggaggacttTTTATcccttgaactatttaatagtgtattttttaccccctgaactatttaataatgtattttaaaggtatatatatatgtgcccacgtggacacattagtatttataattatgcaatattttttatgttcacgtgggcacatatatatgtttaaaatatggtattaaGTAGTCTagggggtaataggtcctcatgagaGTTTGGTATTGTAATAGCAAATTCGGTcaaaattgagatatttttcagacctttaTCCCTAAAGTGTACTTTAACTATTTATCTGATATTTCACTTGCCTAATATTTTATCGATATAAGTTTGAagtaattttattgattaatatttaattatttcattgaaTATGCGTTATGTTCTGTCAATATATAATTTGACTATCAAGATTTAAacaaatgataataaattacATATTAACTACTTGATCGGAACTTATACATATCTAATCTTTTATTAGTACAAATATCGAATAATATACTTACCACACTTCAGTTTTCTCACCGAATTCTTATTACTTTCCATTTAGAGGCGGGGTCAAGATTAGAAGTTTGGGGgttctaaattaatttatttggagattcacaagttaatatacataattttttttaattttctaatacaaatatagggTTTACGAAAAATCTAGTGAATTCGTTTGAATTCATAAACCCCGCCTAGCTCCACCTCTGTTTCCATCAATAGCTTTAACTTTCAACGTCAAGACAAAGAACGATAAATCTTttgatatttctatttttatgaaaaattgaatcTGAACTGCATTGATAATTAATTGAATCCCCAAATTATCCTTGTCATCTTTATACTTAAAGTTACGTAAAATATTCAGATGGcacaattattaaattatagATCTAAGTTGATGGAATCTTACTCTTCATTGAggtcaaattcaaaaatatttgttttctaaTGTGTGGAAAAGAGTTTTCATGTGCAAGTCACGTGTGGTTTATTTGTTAAGTCAATTATTTGGTCcatttttgtttagtttaattattttatttgtgctCAAGCTTTGTAAACTTAAAGGAGAAGAAACgtttttcaattaaatattCAACTCTAACTtcgtaaaaatcaaaataaatcaaaaattatttcaaaaatctaTGATCAAACGTCAGCTTAAACTTTAGTCCAATAAAAAACTCtctctgttcctaattacttgtccactttttcttttatagttgtccctaattacttgtccattttaataaatcaagaaaggacaattttttttacctattataccctcaattaaatgactaattgctttgaaaaatgtagaacttttcatccatttcataattaatagggataaaatgagaAACTCGctatgttattaattaattttttaataaatatgtcaatttaaaaatggacaaataattagtcACTGGAGTAACAGTTACTTGGATATAGTTAATGTACTGACTAGAGATAGTTTGGTCAGAAAGATAGATTTGCCTTGATAGGTAGATACTGGAACCCATGCCACccacctttttattttttaatgcctttaattatttttattaagaaataaaatccAATAtcgtaagaaaaataaaacagtaAAATAGTGAGATAATGTGTACAACTTGATCTTCTAAAAAGATTATTTGATGTCATCTTGCACTTACCTCCTTAGAATGATAATTATATTAACTATGATTTTCTTATTATAATATGTATTAATTTAGGGTAAATAGCACATATGATCATATTACTATATTTCTTTTACTACTTAACTATGTTTTTTAATATAAAGATTAAAGAGTTTCAACACATGCATTAGATTGATTAATAACAGAACCATCCCTCAAATcccttttaaaacatttttcattttctaaaaGCTAAAGGGTGTGAAAggtatttatataaataaatatttttttttatagaagttctggtgtatatatttatttttaatataccaTACCATAAACtatataagaaataattttagaataacTAATACAACTATACAAGCATTACTAACATAAAAGTACTAATACACTTTGTTCTACATTGTTCTTATATACTCTATCAAACGACacaaaaaatttatgatattcGTAAAAACACCTCAAATGCACAATAATGTAtcacttaattatatataaaataagataataataataaataaaaaattatttttgtgtgttttatATATTACACTAGGtaatgttgcccgtgctatgcacgggcacgggcccaataatataaatggtatgttttggggctaataacggaGATTTTGAAgtgattgtttgcgtggataaaggaataagtttttttatcacaaacttgtACTTTATTTGATGCTattcaaggcacaataagactatccacatacaacatttttgaaatattttatgttgtcaattatcatgatttataatatttttacgatagatttaCTTAAAGAATGAGTggaaatttttgtatttttttttcaaaacatattttatgttgtcaattatcatgatttataatatttttacgcattttttaaatataaaaaactcaaaaaaaaaaataagacaaataaattaaaatggacccaatatatgttatttttgttgtctcaatttatgtcacacaaataaaatttggagagtcatccaaattttaatttttttaaaaaaaatgttttaagttattaattattgtgatttataatattttgatgtaaCTTTCAAGTAACcaacattactggtcactttgtcctaatttatgtgatatggataaaattacaaaataaacccttttaaaatgtctttcagatattttaagttgttaattattattatttataatacttttttggtaattttaaaatgatatgtgttattttttctgtcctaATATATATGAGCCTGAAAGAATTCTGAGagtgaacctattttattatatagcttttaaatattttaaattggtaattattgtaatttttaatgcttttaagtcatttgtaaatgatatatgttgcttcctttgtcccattttatatagtataaataaaattcccgaaaccaactaaatttttaatatatttttaaaaatattttaaattattaattattgcgatttataatattaaaaaaaaaagtacaaaactTGTATCAGCCTAAAAAATGACCACGATAATTCGAAGCCTACAGAAAGCAATATGGttgtacgtaatttttaaatacttaatatatattactccactTGTCTGAATATATGTAGCattgataaaatttcaagattcaatcaaatgttgttaattgttaacatttataatacattttacatagttttcaataatttcacattaaacaatacatattactacttttgtctcattttatgtgacattgatagattaattttaacaatcagtcaatttttttttctatttttttaataaatattttaagtggtCAAAAtcacgatttattgtattttatacataatttttaacgatagattaatttcaagaattaatagaatttttttatatgtatttatttttgaaatattttatgttgtcaattatcatgatttatagtatttttacacaatttttaaatataaaaaaaaattaagacaaataaattaaaatggacgcaatatatgttatttttgttgtctcaatttatgtgacacaaatgaaatttgaagagtcatccaaatttgcattttttttaaaaatgttctaagttattaattattgtgatttataatatttttatgtaactttcaaataacttaCATTGCTGGTCaagtcctaatttatgtgatatggataaacttacaaaattaacccttttaaaatgtctttcagatattttaagttgttaattattattatttataatacttttttggtaattttgaaatgatatatgttattttttctgtcccaatatatgtgacccggatagaattttgagagtcaacctattttattatatatcttttaaatattaaatattttaagtcagttgtaaatgatttatcatattatattattatatattatattatattatatatatatatatgttatatttatttctactatataataaaagaggttttattatgatattatatattatataaactcccttttattatatagtagaaaaataaatatatattatatatattatatagtagaaaaatgtCCCATGataaactccctcttatataatagtagaattacaattacaaaattaacccttttaaaatgtctttaacatattttaagttgttaattattattatttataatacttttttggtaattttaaaatgatatatgttattttttctgtcccaatatatgtgatccggatagaattttgagagtggacctattttattatatatcctttaaatatgaaatattttaagtcatttgtaaatgatttattatattatattattatatattatataaactcccttatagtagaaaaataaatatatattatatagtaaaaaaataatttattatattatatattatatattatatagagaGTTTATGATTGGACATCacaatgtcccatcataaactccctcttatataataagagaatataattttatttttattatattttctaatgcTACTTGTTTACATGAACTTCCAAAAGAAGACAGAGGAAggaaatatataaatgaaaatttgGTCAAGATTTAAAATTAGCCAAAATAAGATGATGAGATATAAGTGGCATCATAAATTACTGACTGAGTAATATTATCATTTAAGTATTCCTTGAATTAATCATTTCACTTCACTCAATCAAAcaagtttaattttttcacCTTAAAAGTCAAATAAAGGATATAAGGATAAGATTGAtgtacatttttaaaaaataaataaattatatctattagattatattaaatatatatatttttttataataataaaaaatactataaaaaaatgaatattattattattatccgAAGTCAGTCTCTATCTAGGTAGAAATAAGATGTTTCTATACCCTTTTCATGTCTTATTTAGTGAAATTATAGTCAATATGTTATAGTTATTGTTAAATAATGTTATTATAAAGCAATTTGATTGTTCGTCATCTTCTCACTATCTTAGGTGAGACTcaagttctttttttatataaattttaatattcctaaaagaaaataatcccctattttattttatttgacattATTTAACATGACATAGTgtaaaaaaagaacttttaaaatttataatttaaaataatttttaaatatttatatgagtGTAAATCTTTAATCAAGgatacaacaaaaaaatatttccaattattataaagtaattattaatttttttttttaaaacaaactaaaaaaaagaagaggatataacatataatgaaaaatgaatagatAAATAtagacaatataaaatataatataaaatattcttaatCCTCATCTCAAAATCCTCTCAACTATGTCATATCAAtactaacaaaaataattgttgTTGCTTCGCACTAAATCAGAGGTTTTAGATTCGAGCCTTAAGCATAGAGATAATTTTATTGGGAATATCATCCCTAAATATTGTAATAGTGAAATTGCTTCACTCTTAACTAGGGGTTTGAGATTCGAGCCTTGAGAATGAAGACAATTCTATTGGGAGCACCAATATTCAAATGAATCCTGTAATACGCGATTCGAACTTAATCAGAGCTCTAATATAAATTTCGAACACCGAGTGtgaaatcaaaaataaaatactaacaaaAACAAAGGGTGCTTTAGTCATATCCCTATACACTTTGCCTTTAACTTAATGCAACAAACAcctccaccccaccccaccccacccccttctcttcatcttcttcataatCACTTCATTTCCTCTGTTTTCCCCTGTTTTCAAGAAcccaaaaaaaactcaaaaattcaCCATGAGAACCAGTAATCACTTAATAGGTTTACTAAACTTCTTCACTTTCTTAGCATCAATCCCAATTTTAGGCGGTGGAATCTGGTTAAGCAGCAGAGCAAACAACACAGATTGCTTAAAATTCCTTCAATGGCCATTAATAATAATTGGGGTCTCAATAATGGTTGTTTCTTTAGCTGGATTTGTTGGTGCTTGTTACAGAAACACTTTCTTAATGTACATTTATCTATGGGCAATGTTCTTTATCATTGCTGCTTTAATTGGGTTTGTTATTTTTGCTTTTGCTGTTACTGATAAAGGGTCGGGTCGACCCGTTATGAATCGGGCATATTCGGAATATTATTTACAAGATTATTCCGGTTGGTTGGAAGAAAGAGTTTCGAGCCAAAGCTACTGGGAAAAGATAAGTTCGTGTATAAGGGATTCGCGTGGTTGTGGTAAGATGAGGAGGATTTATAATGGGATTCCGGAGAGTGTTGAGATGTTTTATCTAAGGAAACTTAGTCCTATCGAGGTCCGTTAAGCTAAAactctcttgtttttttttttatcgagATTAATTTGTGTGTGTTTCGACTTTATTAGTATAGATAGATACGTATAGACTTAAGtaaataagaaagaaatgacttttttttccttttttctattcgaattcatagttttagaatTAATAGTGTAGGATAGTTATCGACTAAACAATCTCTTATTATAGAAAAGAAATTGGAATATCTtgactctatttttttttttttgggctaAACATTAGTTTGTGCATATCTCGACTTTATTAGTACTCAAGAAATAGTCATTTCTTTCTTGTTTGCTTTACTCTTTCCTATGAGtttgtctttttttaattttctaagaATTCGATGCAGTTAGCGAGAGTCATGATAGTTCAGTTCGAAAGAAAAGGCAGCTCAGTCATAGTGGCTCGAACTCGTAATTTTAAGAGTAGAAGTAAATGATAGTTACTGGTTGAACAATCCCTTCTTGTTGGGAGAAGAAACGACTTGAAAGTTGGGAATTATATGATAGTAATGTCTGGATTAACTTTGTGTGTATTTCAACTATTTAATTAAGTATCCATTACTTAGATATAAAAATCGTATAATTCTGTCCATTGTAATGAGGTAAAGAGGAAAAagtcatctaaaaattatgccTAAACTCTTTTAAACTCATTAAAAATTAAGAACATCTAGATAGATGGAATTTTACCTCGTAAATTTATTcgacataaatttaaattaattaaatcagtaaattttaaatgtatatgtCTAAAGCAATAAAATAGAAGTATCTATTATAAACAACTTTTAGAGGAAATAAAATTTGATCTATTATAAGATAGTATTAAaagatatcatttttttttttgtaattttaattcttcttttttatttgcacTTGAAATTATATGACACTTGTGACAGCTTTATTTTCACATAACTTATGAATTAAGATTAGGAACGTCCTTGGAAACCAATATAGATCTGTTTTTACGGAAAATAAACGTTATGCCACAGCAACAGTACAAGAATGTTTCACTGTTCTATGCTTACATTAGTTTCTCCGTTTTCTCGTTTCAATTTAAGTGACATTGCTTTTCGTTATTTAGTAAACCATAATTTATTATGACTTATTTGGAATCAcaagttttttatatttaatgatCAGTCAAACACATTTACATAAGTTAAAGACGTAAGTTAGTAATTTGTGAGTTACAATTAAGTATTCCTTGTTTgtttctatcaaaataatttattaatattcgatacatcaaattaattcaCCATACTCAATGTATGTGAAAATGTGATACAAGTTTATACAAATGATGGGACAatttaccaatatatatatcaattgtcgtttaataaaataatacctCCTCCACACTTTTAAAAAGTAGAACATTTTGCTTACaataaagtgatatttttggcctaatataattaatgaaatagaagaaaggtGACAGctcaaaacaataatttttgCCAATAGGCCATGCATGTGTTTTATGTGATAATAGAGAGGTTGGCTTCTTTTGGACTATTATtcagattattattttttgctttattgctttttattaaatacccttttaaaatttatgtatttttcattaacaattaagggaaaaaaaaccTTTTGGCCTTTTTGCCTTTTGGTTTGACTAGctttcccttttttcttttaaaaaacattGATGTTTTGCACCTGGTAACCTAGTCGTCAATGTAATGGATTGAGAATTATAAGTATCTAGTTTAAATTTTAGCGAAGGTAAAAATACTACTTCTCATATGCTCAAGCCTAAGGTGACAGAATCACTATATACCTATACTAGTTAGTAAAAGGATAACTAGTATCTCATGAAAATCATAcacaagctagtgcatacaccATAATTATTAGAAAGGATCATGATGTCTAGACTTAACTTGCACACGCCTTAGTTATTTTACCCGAGtacttaatttgttgttttttttcacAAGTACATATATTTTGTAACTTTATGCGCTAAGACTGTGCACCTTACTATTTCACCGGATATTTGTTACTTTTCATCGATACATGTATTACATATATCTCATGAGTTTGTACCCTAGAATTAATttagtcaaataaaaaaaatccatttgatatattttttttcaatcagACTTTGAACCTTGATCTATCATAATTTTTATCCACTTTATTGACTGTTTGGCCATACCGTTAGATATGTTGGAGTGATGGTCAATAACACCTTCCATGCCCTACTCCTTCAATTTCCCCTGACAAAATATGGGTCCTCATTAATATTATCCCATAATATAAGTTCACAcctaaatttaaattaaattgcCAGATAGGTCGTCCTATCGTATTTATGAACCATCCAAGAAAATTAATTgctccattttaaaaaaaaatatttatgatcacTTCTTTGATAAGTTTTAAATACAGGACCAAAATTTGGTAGGTGGTCGACTTAAATTATGCAAATTTGCTAAACAAATGGCCATATGGGCAATTTcttgtcattttttaaaagtggTCCTACCCAATTAAACTATACTAGTACTTCTAGTTTATATATGCAACTTACCATTCGTTTGTTAGGGTGTATAAGGATAATACTGAATTAGCTGTATTAGCAATGTTGAAATTAGTTATGTTAACATTATTTTTCATCGACAGTTTTATTTGTACAAACAATATCTTCTTGATGTAACATGGATCAACATGTCAAGAGAAGTATTTGTAGTCCATGCAAGTGCAAGATATACTGTTTCCATAAAgggattttttatttcttcagaAAATTTATTGCTTCAATCAATTTCTAGTAATTTATGGTTCAAAAAAAGCATCTTTTATTGTTATATAATATGAATAAAGAAAAGTGTTTactattttgatgatgatgtGAATGAATTTGACTATACTTGATTGGAAAAGATAGGGGCCAAACATGTTTAAAAAGACTCCAATAATAGGGCCCCCAATTATTTACATCTTGATGGGATAGTCATGTGGCCATGTGTGTCTTAGATATTTCTAGACCTATTTTTGAACTTcaataattattatgtttagaGAGTAGCGGAATCAGAATTTTCGTTAAGAGAGTTCagaatataaaaaagtaaacacATGAAAAAGTCATAGagattcaacatctactatatatatataatgaaaaatagTTCTAATCTTcgatatatagtgtaattttccgTCGATCAGTTGCATCCATGTATAGCTTCACCCCTGATCTAGTCTAACCCTAATAGATCTCCTCCACTTGCAAAACTTCTCCAAAATATTAGATTGAAGTACATTCTTCAACATATTGTGTGTTGAATTACTACATAGGTAAAATTATTACTGCACTCAGAGGCAAATCCAGAATCTATAGTTGGTGGGTTCAGAATGAGCAGTgtacttatatatatagttcaaGCCTATGTTGCTCTGATGTAGTCTTCACAAATGTCGATGGATGCATGCCAGATTTTGACAAATGTGTGATAACATCGTCTTTGAAGGGTCCTAGCAACATATAAGTTCATTTCCACGTGCAAAAATCTcttaacaaaatttcaaatttttgtcCAATGTAGTCTGGTTGCTGCAAGCCTCCTACAGAATGTGGCTACGTTTATCAGAACGAGACGGTTTGGATCCCCGGAGGAGGACTAGTTGGAGCTGATCCAGATTGTGTTAAATGGAGCAATGATCAAGAACAACTCTGTTACAATTGTGACTCTTGCAAAGCTGGTGTACTTGCTAGCCTTAAAAAGAGTTGGAGAAAGGTGTCTGTTATCAACATTGTCATATTGATCCTCCTTGTTATCATGTATATGGTTGCCATCGCGGCGTTTAGGCACAACAAACGGATCGATAACGATGAGCCTTATGGAGAAACCAGGATGGAGAAGACTCAACCTAGCAGGATACACTTCTAAAAGAGTCACAACAGAGTAAAGCTTGAAATGTATTTTTAGGTTTTGGTAAGTTTTAGTAGTCTTTGTTTATACTTTCTAAATGTCATTTTGTTCCCAAGAAAACACAGATTGTAAATCTTGTATTCATTGTGgtgtattttcatttattaaattcCAAAACTATCCAAGTTTGGTTTTTGAGGTTGTTTTGGTCCCTTTAGTGTAGCAAGCTTGCTATGAGAGTTAAGTAAACTTTTGACATTAGTGTTGTGTGTGTTTTGCATTAATACCTTCACAACCTTCTCCCTTCCGTTGTACCTATGTTGGAATAAGGTAAGGCGTGTGGGTCGCTTGAATAGCTCAATTGCACCAAGTTCGGTGCTCATGACGTGCTATAGAACATACATCATGCCGGAGGGAGGGGAACCAAGCAGGGGATAGCTAGCGGCAAAGGAGCCGCTTGGCATCAAAGACTTCCTGCCGCACTGGAGTAATCCAGTGTCGTAGCCACATGCAGTGAAGAGTGGTCAGTTGAACACCCTTTGTTGaaaatttatgttatatatgtatagaaAATTAGATGAAGTttatagatttattttttatttttaaaaattgagggTAGGGGAAGGAGAGAGGATTACAATATGGGTAATCAGATTGAGTTCATGTAGCAAACCAACTGCGCGTCTAAGATTTCCCGAagtttatagataaaaaattacatatattttaaatcttaagtacccttaaagaaattttcttattttgccACTTGAGTAATTTAGTATGTGGTTCTGCACATTCCACCacttctctattcattttcaaGACTACAAAATGAGctaaatcacttattttaaaacgaaagaaataatatattaacttCAAATTGCCGTAAAAACACATGAACCTTAAATTATGATTCTTTCCACACGTATATATCTAAAGATTGCTAAAACTATATAGTATGCGATCACATGATCTATGATGTAATTTGTGAAAATAAATGCCATGGTATGAGGAGTGATGTCCCTATCCAGACAGACAGACATTAGAAGTAGAAAACATCTTTATGTTAGTTGGCATGCTCGTAAGTGCACGTGATGATTTCAAAATCTTAGGAAGTTAGGTATGTAACTACGAAGTCTCAATAAGATCGGGGCTTAAAACCAAACTTCATCGAGAggtatacataaattgaatgacaataataattaaCGACAATAATATAGTTCGTGTAATTCTGTAAAGTGAAGTCTGCAGATGATAGAATGTACAAAAATGTTATGAAGTAAGAAGATAACcacaaaatttgaagtttacGTATTCGTACAACGACCTCAAATTAATACTACAATAATAACTTGGTTCACTTGAGGTCATATATTTACTAGATTCTTAATATACACTATATATGTGTAGGATCTGGACAAAAGCTATTGAGTTCATGTGAACAAGTAAATAACTCATTCTACGTGACAATTCGCGTGAAATATACTCAAATTCTTTTATTATAACATAATATACATCCTACATGCAGTTgaaacaatttatataatattaaacgacgatttttattttaatcaaatgtTGAAAGTGCCAATACGAATTAGATATAACAAGCTCTCTTTTGTTACCCTCGCTCTATTTTAACATCacaaaaatattgtaataaaCTATATTTGAatagtaaattatatatattcttttaaaaataataataattatgtttttaaatataatttattttaagtgttaGGGATGGGTTAAAAGTGGAGGGAATATTAAATTTAGAGCAAGGATGGCTCCGTCAATCACTACACAAATGAAACTTCACTCTTTGATTAGTTGATTGTGTATTTGTGTTGTACCTCAACACAATAGTCAAAAAAGGCTCGTTTATTTTACTTTgccatattattttatatatttttttaaaagtattattttttttttttcaatttatttgtcatattctttttagtttgtttaagggaaaatgaaatttgacaacttttttatttcaactttcagataatattttaagatgataagattaaagaatattttaatacatttgatataatttaatttaaaattacaagattcaaaagttaactttacttttttaaactccgtaaaaatcaaaatatgacaaataaatggaaataaataaagtaattaaataggtaatttaattaactaatttgTCTTTGTTTATTCCTTCGattgtaattttaatattacCTTTTTTCCATCGTATTAACCTATCCACCTCCAAATAATGATAAGATCTACGTAATACTCTACATTTTCTAGACTAAACTTAGTGGAATTTTATAAGctatgttattattgtattaattGATATCCATATTTATTGAGTAGGAATATAAGGCGAAAACTAATATCTgattatatctttattttttgaaaaataaaataaatctttGGATAAGAAAAATGATAATCGGGAGGATACTATAAGTTGGGAAATCAAATGATCACCAACAAGGTGACGATTCAAATAGAGGTGAAGTtatgatttcaaattttgtgagttttgagttttactaacaattttaaataataaaaaataaattctaaatttcatatttatacatgttttataaatttattaagtaAA
Coding sequences within:
- the LOC125845076 gene encoding tetraspanin-3-like → MRTSNHLIGLLNFFTFLASIPILGGGIWLSSRANNTDCLKFLQWPLIIIGVSIMVVSLAGFVGACYRNTFLMYIYLWAMFFIIAALIGFVIFAFAVTDKGSGRPVMNRAYSEYYLQDYSGWLEERVSSQSYWEKISSCIRDSRGCGKMRRIYNGIPESVEMFYLRKLSPIESGCCKPPTECGYVYQNETVWIPGGGLVGADPDCVKWSNDQEQLCYNCDSCKAGVLASLKKSWRKVSVINIVILILLVIMYMVAIAAFRHNKRIDNDEPYGETRMEKTQPSRIHF